The following proteins are encoded in a genomic region of Bufo bufo chromosome 11, aBufBuf1.1, whole genome shotgun sequence:
- the LOC120982025 gene encoding methanethiol oxidase-like, with product MAQCRSSCGPGYKTPLDAMKGPREELVYAPCIYRNTGIKKPDYLSTVDVNPESAQYSQVIHRLPMPHLDDELHHSGWNTCSSCFGDPSKVRNKLILPCLISSRVYVVDVGTDPRAPCLHKVVEAEDVKKKCGLGNLHTSHCLGCGEIMISSLGDPEGNGKGGFVLLDGETFKVKGNWEAKGQAAPFGYDFWYQPRHNVMISTEWGTPNVLRDGFKIEDVAAGHYGHHIHVWDWSKHTRIQSLDLGDDGLIPLEIRFLHNPDADQGFVGCALSSSVFRFYKAEDGKWAAEKVIQVPAKKVQGWALPEMPGLITDILISLDDRFLYFSNWLHGDIRQYDITDTKHPKMVGQVFLAGSILDGGPVTVLDDQELDSQPEPVTVKGRRVPGGPQMIQLSLDGKRLYVTTSLYSAWDKQFYPDMIRDGSVMLQIDVDTDKGGLTLNPNFMVDYGAEPDGPVLAHEVRYPGGDCSSDIWI from the exons CTCAGTGCCGATCGTCCTGTGGCCCCGGGTACAAGACTCCTCTGGATGCCATGAAAG GTCCACGTGAAGAGCTGGTTTACGCTCCCTGCATCTATCGTAACACCGGGATCAAGAAGCCGGATTACTTGTCCACCGTGGATGTGAACCCCGAGTCTGCGCAGTACTCGCAG GTCATTCACCGTCTGCCGATGCCCCACCTGGACGATGAGCTGCACCACTCGGGCTGGAACACCTGCAGCAGTTGCTTTGGGGACCCTTCTAAAGTGAGGAACAAGCTGATCCTGCCCTGTCTCATATCCTCCAGGGTCTACGTGGTAGATGTGGGCACTGACCCACGAGCCCCTTGTCTGCACAAG GTTGTGGAAGCTGAAGATGTGAAGAAGAAGTGCGGCCTGGGGAACCTGCACACCTCGCACTGCCTGGGCTGCGGGGAGATCATGATCAGCTCCCTGGGAGACCCTGAAGGGAATGGCAAAG GAGGCTTTGTTTTGCTGGATGGTGAGACGTTCAAAGTGAAGGGGAACTGGGAGGCAAAAGGACAAGCGGCACCGTTCGGCTACGACTTCTGGTACCAACCGCGGCACAACGTCATGATCAGCACCGAGTGGGGAACCCCAAATGTTCTCCGTGATGGATTCAAGATAGAGGATGTAGCAGCAG GACACTATGGCCACCACATTCACGTGTGGGACTGGAGCAAGCACACCCGCATACAGAGCCTGGACCTGGGAGATGATGGGCTGATCCCCCTGGAGATCCGCTTCCTACACAATCCAGATGCTGATCAGGGGTTTGTCGGGTGCGCCCTCAGCAGCTCTGTCTTCAGATTCTATAAGGCAGAG GATGGAAAATGGGCAGCAGAGAAAGTGATCCAGGTGCCAGCCAAGAAAGTCCAGGGCTGGGCGCTCCCGGAGATGCCAG GTCTGATCACGGATATCCTGATCTCATTGGATGACCGTTTCCTGTACTTCAGTAACTGGCTGCACGGTGACATCAGACAGTATGACATCACTGACACCAAGCATCCCAAGATGGTAGGACAG GTCTTCCTTGCGGGCAGCATCCTGGACGGGGGTCCGGTCACCGTGCTGGACGACCAGGAACTGGACAGTCAGCCAGAGCCAGTGACTGTGAAG GGGAGGAGGGTCCCCGGGGGCCCCCAGATGATCCAGCTCAGCCTGGACGGGAAGAGGCTCTATGTGACCACATCTCTGTACAGCGCCTGGGACAAGCAGTTCTACCCCGACATGATCCG GGACGGCTCAGTCATGTTACAGATCGATGTGGACACTGACAAGGGAGGCCTCACTCTGAACCCCAACTTCATGGTGGATTATGGGGCGGAGCCGGATGGTCCGGTCTTGGCGCACGAAGTTCGCTATCCAGGCGGAGACTGCAGCTCTGACATCTGGATCTAG